TTTGCGTTGTAGGGGAAGTAACGGCCGTAGGTGCCCCCGAGAGTGCGGGAGTTGATCTGCACGTAGGTGTCGTCGCTCACCGGGATTACCTTGGTGACCTGCATGCCGGGGTCGTCCATCTGGTACTTCCGCAATTCAGTGATGGGATTGAGCGTCGACTGGTTCCGGAGATCGACGAGTTCGAGGATGGTCGTCTCCGAACCCACCTCGATGGTGTCCCCGGGTTTCACGTCCATCGGCAGCGTACTCTGTGCAGCCGCCGGGAAGGCGAGTGCTGCGAGCACCAGCATCAGAGGGAGCATCTTCAGCAGACTTCGATTTTTTATCATGATTCATCATCTTTTGCCAGATATTTATGTGTGTTGGAATTATGCCGCACCCGCGCTTTGCCGGAACGCCGGATGCCGGGCAAAGAAAACGATATATAGTCCGGAAAAGATCGATGCCGCGGTGGTTTCCATGGATAGGTTCGAAGAGAAGATGAAGGAGTTCAAGCAGATTCCGCCGGAGAAGCTGACGGAGATAATAACGCAGGAGAAAGAACTCTGCACCTGCCCGGACTGCCCGGCCTACACGGAATGCGCGGAGAATGCCGCCGAGCGCCTCTTCTGCGCAATAGGCGGCAGCTTCCGGTGCATCACCGAGCAAAAGACATGCCTCTGCCCGACCTGCCCGATCAGCAGGGAGTACGGCCTCACCCACACCGCCTTCTGTGTCAGGAGTGCGGAGACAAACCAGCGGTACTTCGACCCGCTCTGATCCGGCATCGCCTACTCTCCGGCCGCCGTCCCATCCCCGAACTCCTTCCGATCAGGGAGAGGGGCATTTTCGTGGGCTGCCCCATGCAGCTCCTCGACGAGAACGTGGTAGCCGCTGACGAGCAGCGCCATGAAGAGCGGACCGAGGACGAACCCGATCAGCCCCATCACTCCGAGACCGCCGATGAACCCGATCAGAACGAGCACCGGGTGAATATCAACCCTTTTACCCATAAGGATGGGGCGGAGGAAGAAGTCGGGTAAAGCGGAGAGGAGCGGGTAGCCGACGAAGACGAGCAGGGCGAGCGCCCGGTAGTCGCCGGAGGCGAGGGCGTAGACCGCGAGGAAGACAATGAGGACGAGCGACCCGACGGCAGGGATGAGCTGGAAGATGGCGGCGAGTGCCGCGTAGAAGAAGACATCTCCAAACCCGAGGATCGCGAAGAACGGAACCGCGAGGACGAAGGTGACCAGCGCGACGATGACGTGCAGGACGTAGACGGAGTAGATGGTATCGGTGAAGGTGACCGTCAGTGCGTTGATCCCGCGCTGCGAGCGTTTCGGGAGCGCTGCCGCGACCTCGCGGTAGATCTTGTCGCCCCCGAGGACGGCGATGTAGAGCGCCAGCACGAAGACGATGATGTCGACGACCATCAGCGGAACCTGGGGTATGATCCCCATCAGGCTCTGCTCCGCGAGCCCGACGATCTCTGCGAGCCAAGCGTTTATGTCGATAACAGCCCCAGCGGCGTTGAGATCGACGTGCCGGCTGAGGAGCGAACCCGCCCACGAGACGATCGTCTGGAGCATGTGCAGTATTTCGTTCGTGTTCTCGAGCAGGACACCCGCCAGAAGGACGAGCAGCGCGGCGAGCGCCGAGACGAGGCCGCCCGTCAGCAGAAGCGCAGAGAACCAGGCAGGCATCCGGCGGCAAAGCACCCGGTGAAGAGGCATCAGCACGATGGCAAATGTTCCGGCGACAAAGAGCGCTCCCGCAAGCGGCCAGAAGGCAATAGCAGCTGCGGCGGCTATCCCCGCGATGAGGAGGAGGGTGAGTCTATCGATCCGCGTTCCGGTTTCAGCCATAAATAAGCATTAGAACGCAGGGGGATTGTATTAACGCTCCGTTTTTGATCGGGGATGCGGGGCATACCAAAAAAATGAGGGGGGAAGCGCCCTCACACGATAGTGAAGGTCAGGGTATACGTCGTCTCGTTTCCGGTCGTCTCTTCCCACGGGCGCTTGTAGACAGCGGCGAACTCGCCCGTGCCGTTCTCGACGGCGCCGTACTCCCAGACACGCAGGCCGCCGGCTCCGACGAGCTGCCCGGAGGGCGGGATGAACTCGTCACTGATGGAGACGAGCCCCTCGGACGAGGTTACGTTCCACTCATACCCGGTCGTCGGGTTCTCGTCGAGCTGGATGGTGATGTTGCTTCCGACCGGAACGGTCGCTGTCTGCCCGTTGTTCGTCTCATTGTACACGAACTCGTCGGCGGGGGCTGCCGTGGTCTCCGCCGCAGTCGGGGTCTCAGCCGGGGTTTCGTTCGCGGCGGGTTCTGTACCGGTACAACCGGCTCCCGCCATGCATGCCACAAGGATGAGGGCTGCAATAATGCCGTAGATTGTCTTCATCTGCACCATTGCGTATAATAGCGGCACCGTAAATATAAATGCTCCCTAAAGCCCCTTATCCGGATCAGGCCTCCCTCGTTGGCCGGGCAAGGATGATGTAGTGGTAAATGCCCGACTCGGCCACCGACTCCACGCGGAGCCCCGCCCTCTCCATAAGGGATACGGCATACTCCACACTGAACCGTTTCTCAAAAGGCGGCCCAAACGGCTGCATCTCTTTGCGCCAGTCCAGATCCACCACGACCCCGGCGGGTTTGACCATCTCCCGTGCACGTTCGAGCACCCGGGCGGGATCGTCGAAGTCGTGCAGGTCGATCCCGAAGAAGATAACGTCGGCACAGATGCTACAGAGGATGATCTCCTCCGCAGGGCCGTGATGGAGGAAGATGTTTTCGAGGCCTTCCCTGACCGCCTCGCGGCGAAGCCGATCGAGGGCGTCGGCGTCGATGTCGATCCCGATGATCCGGCCGAGCGGGCCGACGATCCTCGCTGCGGGCAGGGCAAAGAAACCGTCGCCGCACCCGACATCAACGAACGTCTGGCCTGCGGAGAGGCCGATCAGAGCAAGGATCGACTCGGGGTTCTGCCAGGTGCGTCTCTCCTCTTCGTCATGGTAGTGATGGCCGCCCGTCATGCGTGAGCATATGCCCGTCCCGTCTCTTGAATGTTACACCGTGCAGAAGAGCATGAGTACGGGGATATCAGCACCCCCGGCAGATCTCCGGACCTTACACCATGATTGCGGCAATAGAGCGTTGTAACTGAAATGGAGGACAAACCGCTGTTATTCGGAGTGGTTGTGCAGGCGACGGTTGATCGGGCACCGGGTTCCCCGCTCCCTCGAGACTTCATTATAATTCAAGGAATATAATAATATCGCAGTATTATACTGAACATGGATACGGGCCGGGGCGGCTCGCCGGCAAGGCTGCCACAAGTGTTATATAAGAACATTCGGTATCTTCCCTGCCGACCGTTCCGAAATACCGGGGTGCGCAAGAGGCATTCCCGGATCGGAGCTCCGGTCTGCAGGAATGGGATTATGCGATCGTGGGAACTGTGTGTGGCCGCTCTGATCTTCATGCTACTGGTCTTACCGGGAATTGTCACCGCAGACCAACCGTCGGTGATCGTCTCTAATTACACGGTCACCCCTGCCGTGGTGCAGCCGGGGGATCTCGGAACCATCACCGTTGTGCTTACAAATACCGCGACGGCCGCAACCCGGACCGAAGCCGCCGCCGAGACGGTTCCGGGACAGGGGCAGACCACTACGACGACCAACACCCAGATCAACGCGGTCATTGAGGACGCCACCCTGAAAGGAGACGGAATCGAGGTGCTGACCGGGAGCTACGGCAGGATCGGTGCGCTCGGGCCCGGGCAGTCGGCAAGGCTCACGTTTCTCTTCCGTGCCCCTGCCGAAGACGGGATCTACTTCCCCGAGGTATGGGTCCGGGTCGCCGGTGCGACGAGCCTGAAGTATCCGGTTCCGGTGAACGTGAACTCAGGCTATGCGATCATTAAAAAACCGGCTATCCGGATCGAACGGAGCGTCCCCGAGAGCGTTATACCGGGGCAGCCCTTCAACCTCACGCTGGTGGTCGCGAACGACGGGCAGGCGGCGGCGAACGATGTTACGGTCAACGTCAATGCAAGCACCTCATCGATAACCGCCGCCACCCCGCAGACATTCTACATCCCCCGACTCGCTCCGGGCGAGGAGGCCGCCCGGGAGATGCGTTTCCTGACCGACACCGGAACAGCGCTCGGGCTGCAGCCGATTCTGATCACCGTCGCCTACCAGAACAACGATGGAAACCTCTTTCGTGAAGTCTCGACCGTCGGCGTTCCGATCCAAGGAAAGGCCGAGCTCGGGGTCGCTTCGGTCAGCACCGATCCGACCCGAATAACGGTCGGCGACCCGATCGACCTGATCATCAGAGTGGAGAACTCCGGTACCGGCGATGCAAACTCGGTGCGGGCGACTATCGACGGCCTCCCCCTTCAGGGAGGGAAGGAAGCCTTCATGGGCACCATCGAACCGAACAACGATGCTCCAGCGGTCTTCACCCTTACCGCGGATGAGGCCGGAACGTTCGACTACACCCTCCTGATCACATATACCGACGATTTCGGGACGCATACGATGGAGGAGCGACTGCAGATGGCCGTCGCCGATTCGGACGACACCCTCCTCCTGATCGCCGCCGCCGCGATCGTCATCGTCGCGGCAGTCGTCGCCGTCTGGTGGTGGCGGAGAAGGCGGCGGGAAGAGGAGGAGATGGAATAAGGGTTCCGCCATGTTCGAAAGTATCAAAGTGGCATCCTTCCTCGCATTCAAGCAGATCCAGCGGGGAAACAAGGGGACGCTGATCCTGACCATCATGATCATCGCCCTCATCTTTGTCAACCTGGTCTTTCTCCCCTCGATCATCTCCGGAGTCATCGAGACGTTCAACTCCCAGTCGATCAACTTCAACTACGGCAACCTGGTCATCGAACCACGGGAGGGCGATCAGTACATCAGCGATGTCGAGACCCTGCAGCAGAAGGTCGAGCGGATCCCCGGTATCATCGGCACCTCGCCCCGCATCTCGACCGGGGTCACCTACTTCTACAAAGGCAGGAACGCCAGGAGCACGCTCTACGGCATCAACCCCACAGACGAGCGGTCGGTCACAACGATCGATCAGAATCTGATCGCCGGGGAGTTTCTGAGCGACGGCGATACCGACCGGATCGTCATGGGCGGGATACTCGCCGGGACGGAAGGAGAGGAGGGGGGCGGGCTCCCGTCCCTCCAGGGCGTGCAGGTCGGCGATTCAGTCGAGGTCGCCTTCCCGAACGGTGAACGGCGCACGTTCCAGGTCAAGGGGATCTACGAGACGGAGTCCATCGGCGTCGACACCTCGGCCTTTGTTACCACCGAAGCGATCGATGCCGTCCTCGGTCTCGATAACCAGGCGTCGCAGATCCTCGTGAAGACCGCCGTAAACGGCGAGGAGGAGATGTTCCGGACCCGCCTTCTCGCCTATGGCGTCCAGCAGCAGGTCTTCACCTACCAGCAGAAAGCGGCCGGATTCGTCGACCAGGCGATCCAGAGTTTCGAGATCATCAACGCCATCTCGACCCTGGTCAGCCTGATCATCGCCATCGTGGTGGTTTTCATCGTCATCTTCATCAATACGGTGAACAAACGCCGCCAGATCGGGATCTTAAAGGCGATCGGGATCAACCGGCAGATCATCATCAACTCGTATGTCATCCAGGTGCTCGTCATCACCTCGGTCGGAACAGTAGTCGGGCTCGTCCTCACGAGTGGGGTCATCACCTATCTCACGATCAATCCCCTCATCTTTCCGGGCGGTCCGGTCTACCCGGTGGTCGAGGCGATGACAATTATACGAAGCGTCGCGAGCCTTTTCATCGTATCGGTGATCGCCGGGTACATCCCGGCATGGAAGACCGCACGGGAGGATATTCTGGACGCAATCCAGAGGTAGCAGGCATGATCGTCGTCGAAGATGTCACGAGAACGTACCGAATGGGCAAGGTCGAGGTGCGGGCGCTCAAGGGAGTTTCATTTGAGATCGCAAAAGGAGAGTTCGTCGGGATCACGGGGGCAAGCGGCAGCGGCAAATCGACGCTGCTCCACATCATGGGGCTGCTCGACAGACCCACCTCGGGGAGAGTCCTCATCGACGGTCGTGATGTGCAGAAACTCTCCGACCGGCAACAGACGCTCTTTCGATTGAACCGGCTCGGCTACGTCTTCCAGGACTACGCCCTGATCCCGGAGCTGACGGCTCTTGAAAACGTCTATGTGACGTCGCTTGCCCGGGGAGTGCCAGAGGCCGAGTACACCCGCCGGGGAGCCGAAGTGCTCAGGCAGGTCGGGCTCGGCGACCGGATCAACCACCGGCAGAGCGAACTCTCGGGCGGCGAACAGCAGCGGGTGGCGATCGCACGGGCGCTCGTGAACAACCCGAGCATTCTCCTCGCCGACGAACCCTGTGCCAATCTCGACTCAGAGACCTCAAAGAGCATCCTCGACCTCTTCGCCCGGGTCAACGAGGAGCTCGACCAGACTATCGTCATGGTCTCGCACGAGAAATGGCATGAACGCTACTTCTGCCGGATCATCGATCTCAAAGACGGGCTGATCGAGAGCATGCACGCGTGCAATCCTCGCGAGAAACCCGCGGGGTGAGGGGCAGCAGCTTCACCGTTTTTCATCCGACCGGAGTTCCTCGCGGATCTTCTGCAGGATATCATATGCCGCATACCGGAGCTCCCGCTCGACGTCTTCCCAGCTGATCCGCTCCTTCTCCTCGCGGGTAGGGTGGCGTTTTTCCCGGCAGGCCGGAACACCCGTGCGCGATTCGAGAAGGACCGACCGGAGAATATGAATGTAGCCGACGATCAGAGCCGCGGCAAAGACGGCTATCCCGAGCATCACCGAGACCGGTGTGAACGAGTGGACGAGGACGACCCCGAAGAGATCGCCCGCAAGGAGTATGACGCGGGAAAAGAAGGCGACGAGGAAGAGGCTCGCCGAGGCTATCAACACCGGGGAGGGGAGGTTCAGCGGGAACGGCAGCATCCGGAAGACAAGGCCGATGAAGAAGAGAAACGAGAGGGTGAGAAGCAGCCAGATCGTCCCGTTCAGGAAACTCACGACCGCGTGATACGCGGGATCGGCGATCACAAGCGTCAGAAGCTCCATAACAGTGATCAGGGCGAAGAATGCAAGAATACCGGAGTAGCGGGTGAAGAGTCTCCAGTAGATTGACGGTTCCAAATCGCTCACCATGCACGCGTAACTCCTTCGGGTAGCCACCCCGTTATCCTGACAGGATATAGCCATTTTCCCGGGCGCCGATCCGCGAAGAGCGAAGACTCATCACCGGCCGCAGGGGTGTTTGATGAAATCTGACAGGCCCCTCTGAAACCGCAGGTGCGGAAGGCCGGGACGCAGCGCCGGATCGGATCTCTTCCGGTGTCCTGCACCACCAGATCTATCGGCACAGTTTTATATTTTTCACGCCATAGCCCGCGGCCGGTGAGAGGTATGAAACAAGTGATGACCTACCGTTGTAAGGATCTCGGCCTCGCGTGCGACTATGAGGAGAAGGCCGAGGGTGAGAACGAGCTGATGAAGCGCGTCGAAGGGCACATCATGACTGTACACCAGATGGACATCCAGGAGCCGGAGGTCCAGGAGAAGATAAAGAAGGCGATGAAGTAGATACCTGCACGGAAACCTACCCATTTCCCCCGGAGCGGGAGGAGAACTCTCGAATTTCCGGAGTCTGACACTCTGCCGGGGGCGGCGACGTTGCATTTATCCCCTACGACGCATATGACCGCGGTAGCAGGGGGGCAAACAATTGACTGAGACCGAATGGGTCGTGACGCTGAGCGTCAGAATGACCGTCCGCGGGGAACGATCGAAGGACGAGGCGGTTAAGGCCGCGATCGAGGCTATGCAGAACAGTATCAGGGATGGCAAAGAGCTCTCGATGCAGGCGGTCGCACGGAGGATGACGAACCTCACGAACGAGGAGCCGCTCTTCGGGATCACCTGGTGAGGACTGCAGGCCGCAGGAGATAAAGGGAGAGTCTATTCCCGCCAGGAGCTCGTGAAGAGTTCCCGCTTCACCGGCGCCCGCCGCTCCGTCCGGGGCTGCGGGAAGGAATTTCCAGTCGGTGCTGAACGGGACGTTTGCGCGGGGGATCGCGTGGATCTCTTCTCTGACGTTTATTCCTTCGCCGCCATCACTCAAGAAACGCCGGGATGATCCTGCAGCCAGAAGCCCCACAACTCTTTTATTATTCCCGCGGCCTTTCTCCCACCTATGAGCACACTTCCCGATACCGTTGCAATCGACATCGTCCTTCTTCCGCCCGGCCCGGTGATGGACGAGGCTATCCGGATAAACCAGGCGCTGATCATGGGGAACTCCGACGGGGAGATCATCCTCTCCCGGGAGGGAGCGGTCCCGCATATCTCCGTGGCCATGGCCGCGGTCCGGCGCGACAATCTTCCGGAACTTACCCGGGCGGTCGAACGGATCGTGCAGCACTGCACCCCCATGACCCTGACGATCGACGCGATCGAGCACCAGTCGGTCTCGAGCGGCGATCGGATTTCGGCGTTCCACGTCCTGCGGCCGGAGATCATTCAGCTCTTCCATAAAACCGTGATGAACGCCGTCTCCCGGTACGCGGTCGCCGATGTAACGGAGGAGATCTTCGCGGGCGAACGCGTCACGGCATCGACGGTCGACTGCCTCCGCCGGTTTCCGGAAACGTCGAGTTTTTCCCGGTATTCGCCCCACATCACGCTCGGCTTCGGGGAGATCGAGCCGCTTCTCCCCGGTCTCGACTTCCCGATACGCTTCGAGGTCACCCGGGCGGCGATCTACCGCCTCGGAAATCATTGCACCTGCCGGGAGATCCTCGCCGAGTTCGAGGTGAAGCGAAACAACAGGTAACCGTTACCAGTCCCGCCCGGCGAGCCCCCGGCTATTGTAGAGCGGCCGGAGATCTTCCCACTTTCCACCGGAGGGAGGACGAAACTGCCGCCCGGTGGGAGAAAAGCCGATGATCTGCTCCGGGCGGAAGCACTGGAGGAGCGCCCGGTCGGCGTGAGCGTAACCGGTCAGCGAGGCTACATTCTCCCCTTTAAAAGCGATCGCATCGGGCTCGACCTCACGGGATATGATCTCGCCCTCCGGCGTGCGGTAGAGGATCTGCACGACGACGTGCTCGACCGCCGCCTTCACCCAGGTATCGGGCAGGTTCAGAGACATTCGCTGAGATTTATATCGCAGAATAAATAGATTGTGGAGAGAGGTGACGCTTATACCATCCCTCCCGGTTCTGACGCCCGACGCCGCAAAAGGCAGAACATTTCCTCAAAGTCCCCGCTCTCCGGCGGGAACACTTCTGTCATGGGACTATGTCGTACAGGGGAGGGAGAACGCTTTATCGTGAAGCGTGTACAAGGCTCAGATGCCCTGTGGATCCCGGAGTCTGTCCGGACTCCGCCCGCCTCTCGAAGAAGAGGGAACAGTGGCTAATCGCCCCGCAAAGTTATGCCCGCCCACCGGCATGCTCCTGGCACTCGGAAAGGTCGCCGCAATCATCCTCCTCTTAATGAGCGTTTTCCAGTTCATCAAGACGTTCTTCTATCCCGACATCACGGTCGTGGAGACACATATCACCACCGTTGCGTTCACGACGCTTCTTGCCGTATTCGCCGCGTTCTTCGTCTTCCGCAGCCAGCAGAAACTCCTTACCGCGATGACGGCCGAGGTGCGCGAACGACGAAGAGCGGAAGAAGCTCTCCAGCGCTACACCGATGAGTTAAACGGGCTTCACCGGCAGCTGGAGGCTTCCCACCGGGAGGCGAACCTGTACCTCGACATCCTGACGCACGATATCCGGAACACCGAGAACGTCTCGAACCTGTATGCCGAGCTGCTCGTCGACGCGCTGGACGGGGAGGCGGTCACCTACGCGGAGAAACTGCAACGCAGCATCCGGAAAAGCATCGGGATCCTGGGCACCGTCGCCACCATCCGCAGGATCCACGAGGCATCATCCGGGCTCAAACAGCTGGATCTCGATGAGGTGATCCGGCGGGAGATCGGGCAGTTCCCGGACAGCACCATACGGTACGACGGATCTCCCTTCCCGGTTCGGGCCGACGATCTCCTCCCGGAGGTCTTCGCAAACCTCATCGGCAACGCCGTGAAGTACGGCGGATCCGGTGTCGGGATAACCATCCGGGCCCTTGAGCGGGACGGCGAGGTGCTGGTCTCGGTCGAGGACACCGGCCCCGGCATCCCGGATGCGGACAAGCAGGCGGTCTTCCACCGGTACGAACAGAAGAGGCGGGGTGTCGGCGAAGGGCTCGGGCTGTACCTCGTGCAGATTCTCGTCGGGCGCTATGGCGGGAAGGTCTGGGTCGAGGATCGGGTCCCCGGCAGCCCGGAGCAGGGGGCGGCATTCCGGTTCACCCTCCGGCGGGCGGAAGATGCCTGAACAGGAGCGTTTCATCCGGTTTTTATCGTTTCACCGCGAACCTGTAGACGAATGACCTGTTTGCCCTTCTCTCGAGCGCTCTCTCTGCTCGCGGCGCTCATCCTCCTCTTCACCTGCACCGCCGGGTGCACGGTCACGTTCCAGGCGCCCGATCTCCCGAACCTGCCGGTGCTGACACCGGACACCCCGACCGTCACGCCGATCCCGATTCCGACCGAAGTTCAGCCGGCGGCGAACGGCACTATCCGGATCGGCGCGTTCAACATCCAGGTATTCGGCGTCACGAAGGCGGCGAAACCCGAGGTCATGGAGGTGCTCGCCCGCATCATCCGGACGTACGATATCGTCGCCGTCCAGGAGATCCGGGACAGTTCCGGCACCGCGCTGCCGGCGCTCCTTGCGGCCGTGAACGCCGACGGCTCGAACTACACCTATATCGAGAGCGTCAGGCTCGGCCGGACGGCGAGCAAGGAGCAGTACGCCTACTTCTACGACCGGGAGACGGTCGCACCGACAGCGGACGGCAGAACATACCCCGAACCGGAAGGCACCGACCCGTTCCACCGCGACCCGTTCATCGCTCCGTTCACGGTACTGGACGGATCGTTCGACGCGGTCTACATCGTCGTCCACACCGACCCCGACGAGGCGACCGAAGAGATCGACGCCCTCGGTGCCGTGGTGGCGTATGCCCGGGAGGTCTATCCTCAGGAGCAAGACTTCATCGTCCTCGGCGACCTGAACGCCGACGGATCGTACTTCAACGAGAGCGGCACCTCACCGCTGCGGGATGACGGGTATACATGGCTGATCACGGATGAACTCGACACCACCACAAAGAGCACCAACGCCACCTACGACCGGATCATCGCCACCGGCCCGACCGCCCCGGACTTCACCGGCGATGCGGGCGTCTTCCGGTTCGATACCGCCTACGGGCTGAATCAGACGATGACCGAAGCCGTCTCCGACCACTACCCGGTCTATGCGGTCTTCCGGACGGGCGAAGATCGGGACTAAAACAAAAATTATTTTCCCGGCCCGAGCAGGAGGCAGCGCAGGTACGGCCTCGGTCGAAGGACACACCCGTACGTTTCCTCAAGTGTGCCGCAGTCAATCACCTCAACCGTCACGTTTTCCGGCGAAAATTCCGGATCATGCTTTCGCATCGTCCGGAGAAAGACCGGCAGCCGCATGAACGGGCGTGCCGCCTCCGGCACGATCCGGAAATCCTCGAGATCATCCTTGAGAGGCGATCTTCCAGCGAGATCTTCGTCGAAGTAGAGGTAGGTCTCGAATCCGTAGCGGTCGTAGAGCCCGGCAAGGTCTGCAAGGCAGAGCCGCGCACCCGGCTCAATGCCGATCGCGACAAATCGCTCTTTCGCTCCCCGGCCGGCAAGCTCCTCGAACGAAGGAGAGGAGCCGCAGGCTATCCGATCGTTCTCGTCGTGCATGCTCACGGGTACTGATAGGCCGAAGAGAGAGAAAAAACGTGAGGTGTCCAGGACTCCTCACGCACGGGCCAGGTTGCCTGCCGCCTCTTCCGGCGCCGGTATCGCTGGAAGTACGGCTATCGTCCCGTTCGCGGTGTCGCTCCCGGCAGGGCCGCTCACCGTCAGGGTCACGGTGTAGTTCCCGGCCTCAACGTAGGTATGGGTCGCATTCGGCGATGCCGAGGCATTCCCGTCACCGAAGAACCAGAGCCACTCGTCGATCGATCCGGTCGACTGATCCTGGAAGGTAACGGTGAGCGGCACCGCGCCGGTCTCAGGATCGGCACGCAGCGCCGCTTCCGGGGTCTGGTTGTCGGTGACGTTCTCTGCGGGCTCTTGCGTGACCGTAACGATCACGGTATCGGTCGCGTTCCCGCCGGTCTCGTTCGTCACCGTCAGCCTCGCCGTATAGGTGCCGGGGCTCTGGTAGGTATACTGCACCGATCCTTCGCCGGTGGCGGT
This sequence is a window from Methanoculleus taiwanensis. Protein-coding genes within it:
- a CDS encoding DUF2769 domain-containing protein → MDRFEEKMKEFKQIPPEKLTEIITQEKELCTCPDCPAYTECAENAAERLFCAIGGSFRCITEQKTCLCPTCPISREYGLTHTAFCVRSAETNQRYFDPL
- a CDS encoding AI-2E family transporter, whose translation is MAETGTRIDRLTLLLIAGIAAAAAIAFWPLAGALFVAGTFAIVLMPLHRVLCRRMPAWFSALLLTGGLVSALAALLVLLAGVLLENTNEILHMLQTIVSWAGSLLSRHVDLNAAGAVIDINAWLAEIVGLAEQSLMGIIPQVPLMVVDIIVFVLALYIAVLGGDKIYREVAAALPKRSQRGINALTVTFTDTIYSVYVLHVIVALVTFVLAVPFFAILGFGDVFFYAALAAIFQLIPAVGSLVLIVFLAVYALASGDYRALALLVFVGYPLLSALPDFFLRPILMGKRVDIHPVLVLIGFIGGLGVMGLIGFVLGPLFMALLVSGYHVLVEELHGAAHENAPLPDRKEFGDGTAAGE
- a CDS encoding protease inhibitor I42 family protein, with the translated sequence MVQMKTIYGIIAALILVACMAGAGCTGTEPAANETPAETPTAAETTAAPADEFVYNETNNGQTATVPVGSNITIQLDENPTTGYEWNVTSSEGLVSISDEFIPPSGQLVGAGGLRVWEYGAVENGTGEFAAVYKRPWEETTGNETTYTLTFTIV
- a CDS encoding class I SAM-dependent methyltransferase, which codes for MTGGHHYHDEEERRTWQNPESILALIGLSAGQTFVDVGCGDGFFALPAARIVGPLGRIIGIDIDADALDRLRREAVREGLENIFLHHGPAEEIILCSICADVIFFGIDLHDFDDPARVLERAREMVKPAGVVVDLDWRKEMQPFGPPFEKRFSVEYAVSLMERAGLRVESVAESGIYHYIILARPTREA
- a CDS encoding COG1361 S-layer family protein — translated: MRSWELCVAALIFMLLVLPGIVTADQPSVIVSNYTVTPAVVQPGDLGTITVVLTNTATAATRTEAAAETVPGQGQTTTTTNTQINAVIEDATLKGDGIEVLTGSYGRIGALGPGQSARLTFLFRAPAEDGIYFPEVWVRVAGATSLKYPVPVNVNSGYAIIKKPAIRIERSVPESVIPGQPFNLTLVVANDGQAAANDVTVNVNASTSSITAATPQTFYIPRLAPGEEAAREMRFLTDTGTALGLQPILITVAYQNNDGNLFREVSTVGVPIQGKAELGVASVSTDPTRITVGDPIDLIIRVENSGTGDANSVRATIDGLPLQGGKEAFMGTIEPNNDAPAVFTLTADEAGTFDYTLLITYTDDFGTHTMEERLQMAVADSDDTLLLIAAAAIVIVAAVVAVWWWRRRRREEEEME
- a CDS encoding ABC transporter permease: MFESIKVASFLAFKQIQRGNKGTLILTIMIIALIFVNLVFLPSIISGVIETFNSQSINFNYGNLVIEPREGDQYISDVETLQQKVERIPGIIGTSPRISTGVTYFYKGRNARSTLYGINPTDERSVTTIDQNLIAGEFLSDGDTDRIVMGGILAGTEGEEGGGLPSLQGVQVGDSVEVAFPNGERRTFQVKGIYETESIGVDTSAFVTTEAIDAVLGLDNQASQILVKTAVNGEEEMFRTRLLAYGVQQQVFTYQQKAAGFVDQAIQSFEIINAISTLVSLIIAIVVVFIVIFINTVNKRRQIGILKAIGINRQIIINSYVIQVLVITSVGTVVGLVLTSGVITYLTINPLIFPGGPVYPVVEAMTIIRSVASLFIVSVIAGYIPAWKTAREDILDAIQR
- a CDS encoding ABC transporter ATP-binding protein: MIVVEDVTRTYRMGKVEVRALKGVSFEIAKGEFVGITGASGSGKSTLLHIMGLLDRPTSGRVLIDGRDVQKLSDRQQTLFRLNRLGYVFQDYALIPELTALENVYVTSLARGVPEAEYTRRGAEVLRQVGLGDRINHRQSELSGGEQQRVAIARALVNNPSILLADEPCANLDSETSKSILDLFARVNEELDQTIVMVSHEKWHERYFCRIIDLKDGLIESMHACNPREKPAG
- a CDS encoding DUF1059 domain-containing protein is translated as MKQVMTYRCKDLGLACDYEEKAEGENELMKRVEGHIMTVHQMDIQEPEVQEKIKKAMK
- a CDS encoding 2'-5' RNA ligase family protein; this encodes MSTLPDTVAIDIVLLPPGPVMDEAIRINQALIMGNSDGEIILSREGAVPHISVAMAAVRRDNLPELTRAVERIVQHCTPMTLTIDAIEHQSVSSGDRISAFHVLRPEIIQLFHKTVMNAVSRYAVADVTEEIFAGERVTASTVDCLRRFPETSSFSRYSPHITLGFGEIEPLLPGLDFPIRFEVTRAAIYRLGNHCTCREILAEFEVKRNNR
- a CDS encoding WYL domain-containing protein; the encoded protein is MSLNLPDTWVKAAVEHVVVQILYRTPEGEIISREVEPDAIAFKGENVASLTGYAHADRALLQCFRPEQIIGFSPTGRQFRPPSGGKWEDLRPLYNSRGLAGRDW
- a CDS encoding sensor histidine kinase, whose protein sequence is MLLALGKVAAIILLLMSVFQFIKTFFYPDITVVETHITTVAFTTLLAVFAAFFVFRSQQKLLTAMTAEVRERRRAEEALQRYTDELNGLHRQLEASHREANLYLDILTHDIRNTENVSNLYAELLVDALDGEAVTYAEKLQRSIRKSIGILGTVATIRRIHEASSGLKQLDLDEVIRREIGQFPDSTIRYDGSPFPVRADDLLPEVFANLIGNAVKYGGSGVGITIRALERDGEVLVSVEDTGPGIPDADKQAVFHRYEQKRRGVGEGLGLYLVQILVGRYGGKVWVEDRVPGSPEQGAAFRFTLRRAEDA
- a CDS encoding exonuclease/endonuclease/phosphatase family protein, translated to MTCLPFSRALSLLAALILLFTCTAGCTVTFQAPDLPNLPVLTPDTPTVTPIPIPTEVQPAANGTIRIGAFNIQVFGVTKAAKPEVMEVLARIIRTYDIVAVQEIRDSSGTALPALLAAVNADGSNYTYIESVRLGRTASKEQYAYFYDRETVAPTADGRTYPEPEGTDPFHRDPFIAPFTVLDGSFDAVYIVVHTDPDEATEEIDALGAVVAYAREVYPQEQDFIVLGDLNADGSYFNESGTSPLRDDGYTWLITDELDTTTKSTNATYDRIIATGPTAPDFTGDAGVFRFDTAYGLNQTMTEAVSDHYPVYAVFRTGEDRD